One window from the genome of Pseudomonas leptonychotis encodes:
- a CDS encoding cobalamin-binding protein, with amino-acid sequence MRALTFCLLLLAWPGVAAERVVSLAPSLTEIMLELEADDLLVGVLDGGERPAAVAQLPSVGRYGQLEMESLLALQPDLVLLWPDSISKAQQQQLRRLGIPLLIAEPRKLADLEQQFAEIGARIGRIEQGQKLQRAFSAGLARLSQRYHRDQPLRLFYQVWNVPLYTIGGQQIISDALRICGAENVFAELTLPAPQVSVEAVLQANPEVILAGEQGQLDAWRIWPGVTAVAREQLWLVPDAGLERPSFQMLAATERLCQVLANAQ; translated from the coding sequence ATGCGCGCGCTCACTTTCTGCTTGTTGCTGCTGGCCTGGCCCGGGGTGGCGGCGGAACGCGTGGTCAGCCTGGCACCCTCGCTCACTGAAATCATGTTGGAACTCGAAGCTGACGATCTATTGGTCGGCGTGCTGGATGGTGGTGAGCGCCCTGCGGCAGTTGCGCAGCTGCCCTCCGTTGGGCGTTATGGTCAACTGGAAATGGAAAGCCTGCTGGCGCTGCAACCCGACCTGGTGTTGCTCTGGCCGGACAGCATCAGCAAGGCGCAGCAGCAGCAGTTACGGCGCCTAGGTATTCCCTTGTTGATCGCCGAGCCGCGCAAGCTGGCCGACCTGGAGCAGCAGTTTGCCGAAATAGGTGCGCGTATTGGCCGTATCGAGCAGGGGCAGAAACTGCAGCGCGCGTTCAGCGCCGGGCTTGCCCGGCTGAGCCAGCGTTACCATCGCGATCAGCCTCTACGGCTGTTTTATCAGGTCTGGAATGTGCCGCTGTACACCATCGGCGGTCAGCAGATTATCAGTGACGCCCTGCGTATTTGTGGGGCTGAAAATGTCTTTGCCGAGCTCACCTTGCCCGCGCCGCAGGTGAGTGTGGAGGCGGTGCTGCAAGCGAACCCCGAGGTGATTCTGGCCGGTGAGCAAGGGCAGTTGGACGCCTGGCGCATCTGGCCAGGCGTGACGGCGGTTGCGCGTGAGCAGCTGTGGTTGGTGCCTGATGCGGGCCTGGAGCGCCCCAGCTTTCAGATGCTGGCGGCCACCGAGCGCCTGTGTCAGGTGCTCGCCAACGCCCAATAA
- a CDS encoding retropepsin-like aspartic protease family protein, translated as MYALKVMLLSVSLLLSSWLMAATQVRVVGLFPGAAVLNVDGQRKLVKVGQAGPGGVTVVSADSRGAVLRVDGVERSYSLSREYSDGFAEAQKKQLSVAKGIGGHYWVAGSINSQSIQFLVDTGATSVALNDEHARRLGIDYRVVGSPLQVSTASGTARGWRVKLDRVKLGELEVLGVDAVVLEGSSPTEALLGMSFLSRVGWKVEQDVLVLESKH; from the coding sequence ATGTACGCCTTGAAAGTAATGTTGTTGAGCGTGTCGCTGCTACTCAGCAGTTGGCTGATGGCGGCTACCCAGGTGCGGGTCGTGGGCCTGTTTCCGGGAGCTGCTGTATTAAATGTTGATGGTCAGCGCAAGCTGGTCAAGGTCGGCCAGGCTGGCCCAGGCGGGGTGACGGTGGTCAGTGCCGATAGCCGTGGCGCGGTCTTGCGCGTCGACGGTGTTGAGCGCAGCTACAGCCTGAGTCGTGAGTACAGCGATGGCTTTGCCGAGGCGCAGAAGAAGCAGCTTAGCGTGGCCAAAGGTATTGGCGGGCACTACTGGGTGGCAGGCTCTATCAATAGCCAGTCCATCCAGTTTCTGGTGGACACCGGCGCCACCTCGGTGGCCTTGAATGACGAGCATGCGCGCCGCCTGGGTATCGATTACCGGGTGGTCGGATCACCGTTGCAGGTCAGCACCGCCAGCGGCACTGCGCGCGGTTGGCGGGTGAAGCTGGACCGAGTCAAGCTGGGCGAGCTGGAAGTGCTGGGCGTGGACGCCGTGGTGCTGGAAGGCAGCTCGCCTACCGAGGCCTTGCTTGGCATGAGCTTTTTGAGCCGAGTGGGCTGGAAGGTCGAACAGGATGTGCTGGTGCTGGAGTCCAAGCACTAG
- a CDS encoding substrate-binding periplasmic protein, whose amino-acid sequence MGRWWLGLVFSITSALVCAADPPQIRIASETWEGSTHADGTGLAWDIFRAVYEPAGLQLAIQSVPYMRSIGLVQRGAADAWAGSYINEVEQGVFYPRWNYDTDQIAALGLLDKPAPSLETLGEFRLAWMRGYEYQRYLPNLRQYREVLRRDGILGMLDIGHADFYLDALTEVEDVLSKTSQSARYRITPLTLLPIYLGFADTARGRALAELFDKRMDTLVADGSLRPIFQRWQQPYPFD is encoded by the coding sequence ATGGGTCGGTGGTGGCTGGGGTTGGTATTCAGCATTACCAGTGCGCTGGTCTGCGCCGCAGATCCGCCGCAGATCCGTATTGCCAGCGAAACCTGGGAAGGTAGCACCCATGCAGATGGCACCGGCTTGGCCTGGGATATTTTCCGCGCGGTGTATGAGCCTGCTGGCTTGCAGTTGGCTATCCAAAGCGTGCCCTATATGCGCTCCATTGGCCTGGTACAGCGCGGCGCTGCCGATGCCTGGGCGGGTTCTTACATCAATGAAGTCGAGCAGGGTGTGTTCTACCCACGCTGGAATTACGACACTGATCAGATTGCCGCACTGGGTTTGCTGGATAAGCCTGCGCCGAGCCTGGAGACCCTCGGCGAGTTTCGCCTGGCCTGGATGCGCGGCTATGAATATCAGCGTTATTTGCCAAATTTGCGCCAGTACCGCGAAGTGTTGCGCCGTGACGGTATCCTCGGCATGTTGGACATAGGGCATGCGGATTTTTACCTCGACGCGCTGACAGAGGTCGAGGATGTACTGAGTAAGACGAGTCAGTCTGCTCGCTACCGTATTACCCCGCTGACCCTATTACCGATCTACCTGGGCTTTGCCGATACCGCGCGTGGCCGCGCCCTGGCTGAGCTGTTCGATAAACGCATGGATACCCTGGTGGCTGACGGCAGCCTGCGGCCAATTTTCCAGCGCTGGCAGCAACCTTATCCGTTCGACTAA
- a CDS encoding MFS transporter: MKRSEVRRRLALEWWRQLAAALLPLFVLNLLFGAGQQPGLLTMPLFIAGLASMFVSLPLFSTYKRALVATEKALDTPAEHDAWLELARVRRLAFLGAALPAWIAAIALFAGLEAIPLILLAISSLVLMYLYRIPHQLG; this comes from the coding sequence GTGAAACGCAGTGAGGTGCGCCGGCGGCTGGCGCTGGAGTGGTGGCGGCAACTGGCTGCGGCTCTGCTGCCATTGTTTGTGCTCAACCTGCTGTTTGGCGCGGGTCAGCAACCGGGGTTGCTGACCATGCCGCTTTTTATCGCAGGGCTGGCCTCGATGTTTGTCAGCTTGCCGCTGTTCAGCACCTATAAGCGTGCGCTGGTGGCCACAGAAAAAGCCCTGGATACGCCGGCCGAACACGATGCTTGGCTTGAGCTGGCGCGGGTGCGACGCCTGGCATTTCTCGGTGCGGCCCTGCCTGCCTGGATTGCAGCTATCGCACTATTCGCCGGGTTGGAGGCGATTCCACTGATCCTCCTCGCAATTTCCAGTCTCGTGCTGATGTACCTTTATCGTATTCCTCACCAACTCGGCTGA
- the ribA gene encoding GTP cyclohydrolase II translates to MSVVFVAASQLPTPFGVFTMHGFLEEATGKEHVALTFGEVADGAPVLGRLHSECLTGDALFSLRCDCGFQLEAALRAIASEGRGVLLYLRQEGRGIGLLNKIRAYELQDGGADTVEANERLGFGADQRDYAICLPMLDHLGVSQLKLMTNNPRKVKALGDMGINVATRVPLQIDHNPHNQKYLATKAGKLGHMLGSLHQGEVEESL, encoded by the coding sequence GTGTCCGTCGTTTTTGTCGCCGCCTCCCAGCTGCCTACGCCCTTTGGCGTGTTCACCATGCATGGCTTCCTTGAAGAAGCCACAGGCAAGGAGCACGTTGCCCTGACCTTTGGTGAAGTGGCGGATGGCGCGCCCGTGCTGGGCCGTTTGCACTCCGAATGCCTGACTGGCGACGCACTGTTCAGCCTGCGCTGTGACTGCGGCTTTCAGCTCGAAGCGGCGCTGCGTGCGATTGCCAGCGAAGGCCGGGGCGTATTGCTCTACCTACGCCAGGAGGGCCGCGGCATCGGTCTGCTGAACAAAATTCGCGCCTATGAGTTGCAGGACGGCGGTGCCGATACCGTCGAGGCCAATGAGCGTTTAGGCTTCGGCGCTGATCAGCGCGATTATGCGATCTGCTTGCCGATGCTCGATCACCTGGGTGTTTCGCAGCTCAAACTGATGACCAACAACCCGCGCAAGGTCAAAGCACTGGGTGACATGGGCATCAATGTGGCGACCCGCGTGCCGCTGCAAATCGACCACAACCCGCACAACCAAAAATACCTGGCGACCAAAGCCGGCAAGCTTGGGCATATGCTCGGCAGCTTGCATCAGGGCGAGGTTGAGGAAAGTCTGTGA
- a CDS encoding carboxyl transferase domain-containing protein: protein MPFAALLIANRGEIAIRIARAASELGIRSVAVYAEDDAASLHVRQADSATALKGRGVPAYLDMDQLIAIAQAEGCDAVHPGYGFLAENAEFARRCQAAGLCFIGPSAEVLELFGDKAAARELAERCAVPLVAGINQAINLEQAHTFLAEHGAVMLKALAGGGGRGMRPVFNAGELEEAFTRCQSEARAAFGNDALYIEQLVSQARHIEIQVLGDAAGAVSHLWERDCSLQRRQQKLVEIAPSPDLPATTRERMIEAALKLASAARYQGLGTFEFLLNAEHPEHFYFMEANPRIQVEHTVTEQVTGVDLLHTQLKLAAGHSLADLGLLQPPALNGCAVQLRINLESMNADGSTRPAAGTLSAYQPPSGPGLRVDGYGYPGYPVSPSYDSLLAKLIAHAPDYPSALRRVYRALCEFRLEGVASNLHLLQNLLRLPQVASYELTTRFVESHLSELLAAQPQAHPHHFFAAAQMLQQTTEPVVDAPAGCLPLITTSTGVVVSLDVAEGDAIAVGQNIAVLEAMKMEFVLKASHSGIVRKLATQVGSALNEGQALLFIEPAEVAADHSQNEQSLDLAHIRADLAEVLERHAITRDERRPQAVAKRRKTGQRTVRENLADLLDDGSFNEYGALALAAQRRRRSLDELIEQSPADGLVAGTGTVNAALFGDHAARCMTIAYDYTVFAGTQGVMNHKKTDRMLGLAAQWRLPLVLFAEGGGGRPGDTDFVGVAGLDCHTFVGMAKLSGLVPLVGVVSGRCFAGNAALLGCCDVIIATENASIGMAGPAMIEGGGLGSFKPEQVGPVSVQGPNGVIDLLVADEAEAVRVAKQYLSYFQGSLSDWHCTDQRQLRHLIPENRLRVYDIRQVIATLADRDSVLELRRQFAPGLITAFIRIEGKPFGLLANNPAHLGGAIDAAAGDKAARFMQLCDAFDIPLLSLCDTPGFMVGPDAEKQATVRHVSRMFIAAASLTVPFFTVVLRKGYGLGAQAMAAGSFHSPLFTIAWPSAEFGAMGLEGAVRLGFAKELAALEDPTERQHLFDKLVAKAYQNGKGINMASFLEIDAVIDPVETRAWLLRGLNAAPRPAPREGKKRAIDTW from the coding sequence ATGCCTTTTGCCGCCCTGCTGATCGCCAACCGTGGCGAAATCGCCATCCGTATCGCCCGCGCCGCCAGTGAGTTGGGCATCCGCTCGGTCGCCGTGTACGCCGAGGACGACGCCGCCTCCCTGCATGTGCGCCAGGCCGACAGCGCCACCGCGCTCAAGGGGCGTGGCGTGCCGGCCTATCTGGATATGGATCAGCTGATCGCCATCGCTCAGGCCGAGGGCTGCGATGCCGTGCACCCGGGTTACGGCTTTCTCGCCGAGAACGCCGAGTTCGCCCGTCGTTGCCAGGCAGCCGGGCTGTGCTTCATCGGCCCGAGCGCCGAGGTGCTCGAACTGTTTGGTGACAAAGCCGCTGCGCGCGAATTGGCCGAACGTTGCGCGGTGCCGCTGGTGGCGGGAATCAATCAGGCAATTAACCTGGAACAAGCGCATACCTTTCTCGCTGAGCATGGTGCAGTGATGCTCAAGGCCCTGGCCGGCGGCGGTGGGCGCGGCATGCGCCCGGTGTTCAATGCTGGCGAGCTGGAAGAAGCCTTTACCCGCTGCCAGTCCGAAGCCCGCGCCGCCTTCGGCAATGACGCGCTGTATATCGAGCAGCTAGTCAGCCAGGCTCGGCATATCGAAATCCAGGTGCTGGGCGATGCCGCGGGCGCTGTCAGCCACCTGTGGGAGCGTGACTGCAGCTTGCAACGCCGCCAGCAGAAGCTGGTGGAAATCGCGCCCAGCCCGGACCTGCCCGCAACGACCCGCGAGCGCATGATCGAGGCCGCATTAAAATTGGCCAGCGCCGCCCGCTACCAGGGCCTGGGCACCTTCGAATTTCTGCTGAATGCCGAACACCCCGAGCACTTCTATTTTATGGAGGCCAACCCGCGCATTCAGGTTGAACACACCGTCACCGAACAGGTGACGGGCGTTGATCTGCTGCACACCCAGCTCAAGCTCGCCGCCGGCCACTCACTCGCCGATCTCGGCCTGCTGCAACCGCCTGCGCTGAATGGCTGCGCCGTGCAACTGCGCATCAACCTGGAAAGCATGAACGCCGACGGCAGCACCCGCCCGGCTGCCGGCACTCTCAGCGCCTACCAACCGCCCAGCGGCCCGGGCTTGCGCGTGGATGGTTATGGCTACCCCGGCTACCCGGTCAGCCCAAGCTACGACTCGCTGCTGGCCAAGTTGATCGCCCATGCGCCGGATTACCCAAGCGCCTTGCGCCGCGTCTACCGCGCCCTCTGTGAGTTCCGCCTGGAAGGCGTCGCCAGCAACCTGCACTTGCTGCAAAACCTGCTGCGCCTGCCGCAAGTGGCGAGCTATGAGCTGACCACGCGCTTTGTCGAAAGCCACTTGAGCGAACTTCTGGCCGCTCAACCGCAGGCCCATCCGCACCATTTCTTTGCCGCTGCGCAGATGCTGCAACAAACCACCGAGCCGGTAGTAGACGCGCCCGCTGGCTGCCTGCCGCTGATCACGACCAGTACAGGGGTAGTGGTCAGCCTGGATGTAGCCGAAGGTGATGCCATTGCCGTCGGCCAGAACATCGCCGTGCTGGAAGCGATGAAGATGGAGTTTGTGCTCAAGGCCAGCCACAGCGGCATTGTCCGCAAGCTCGCGACGCAAGTCGGCAGCGCGCTGAATGAAGGCCAGGCGTTGCTGTTTATCGAGCCCGCCGAGGTCGCAGCGGATCACAGCCAGAACGAACAGAGCCTGGACTTGGCGCACATTCGCGCGGACCTGGCCGAAGTGCTTGAACGCCACGCCATCACCCGCGACGAACGCCGCCCGCAGGCCGTGGCGAAACGCCGTAAAACCGGCCAGCGCACAGTGCGCGAGAACCTCGCCGACTTACTCGATGATGGCAGCTTCAATGAATACGGTGCGCTCGCCCTGGCCGCGCAACGCCGGCGCCGCTCGCTGGATGAGCTGATTGAACAAAGCCCGGCCGATGGCCTGGTCGCCGGCACCGGCACGGTGAATGCCGCACTCTTCGGTGATCACGCCGCACGCTGCATGACCATCGCCTACGACTACACCGTATTCGCCGGCACCCAAGGCGTGATGAACCACAAGAAAACCGACCGCATGCTCGGCCTCGCGGCGCAGTGGCGCTTGCCGCTGGTGTTGTTCGCCGAAGGCGGTGGCGGCCGCCCTGGCGACACCGATTTCGTCGGCGTGGCCGGGCTGGACTGCCACACCTTTGTCGGCATGGCCAAGCTCTCCGGTTTGGTGCCGCTGGTGGGCGTGGTGTCCGGCCGTTGCTTTGCCGGCAACGCCGCCCTGCTCGGCTGCTGTGATGTGATTATTGCCACCGAGAACGCCAGCATCGGCATGGCGGGCCCGGCCATGATCGAAGGCGGTGGCCTCGGCAGCTTCAAGCCAGAGCAAGTCGGCCCGGTTAGCGTGCAAGGACCCAACGGCGTGATCGACCTGTTGGTGGCTGACGAAGCCGAGGCCGTGCGGGTGGCCAAGCAATACCTGAGTTACTTCCAGGGCAGCCTGAGCGACTGGCACTGCACGGACCAACGCCAGCTGCGTCACCTCATCCCGGAAAACCGCCTGCGCGTGTATGACATTCGCCAGGTCATCGCCACCCTGGCCGATCGCGACTCGGTGCTGGAACTGCGCCGCCAGTTCGCCCCGGGGCTGATCACCGCGTTTATCCGCATCGAGGGCAAGCCGTTTGGTCTACTGGCGAATAACCCTGCGCATCTGGGCGGCGCCATCGACGCGGCCGCAGGCGACAAGGCTGCGCGCTTTATGCAGCTGTGCGATGCCTTCGACATCCCACTGCTGTCACTGTGCGACACCCCAGGCTTTATGGTCGGCCCGGACGCCGAAAAGCAGGCTACGGTGCGCCATGTGTCGCGCATGTTTATCGCCGCGGCCAGCCTTACAGTGCCCTTCTTCACCGTGGTGCTGCGCAAAGGCTACGGCCTCGGCGCCCAGGCCATGGCCGCCGGCAGCTTCCATTCGCCGCTGTTCACCATTGCCTGGCCCAGCGCCGAATTTGGCGCGATGGGCCTGGAAGGTGCGGTGCGCCTGGGCTTTGCCAAAGAATTAGCGGCTCTCGAAGACCCGACTGAGCGCCAGCACCTGTTCGACAAATTGGTGGCCAAGGCCTACCAGAACGGCAAAGGCATCAATATGGCCAGTTTCCTCGAGATTGATGCGGTGATCGACCCCGTGGAAACCCGCGCCTGGCTGCTGCGCGGCCTCAACGCTGCGCCCCGCCCAGCGCCACGTGAGGGCAAAAAACGCGCAATCGACACCTGGTAA
- the dxs gene encoding 1-deoxy-D-xylulose-5-phosphate synthase — protein MPTTFHEIPRERPLTPLLDRANTPDELRRLAEAELETLADELRQYLLYTVGQTGGHFGAGLGVIELTVALHYVFDTPDDRLVWDVGHQAYPHKILTGRREQMSSLRQKDGVAAFPRRSESEYDTFGVGHSSTSISAALGMAIAARMQGSKRKSVAVIGDGALTAGMAFEALNHASDVKANMLVVLNDNDMSISKNVGGLSTYLAKILSSRTYANMREGSKKVLSKLPGAWEIARKTEEHAKGMLVSGTLFEELGWNYIGPIDGHDLPTLLATLRNMRELDGPQFLHVVTKKGKGFAPAEADPIGYHAITKLEPIKPGANSAPKKPSGPKYSSVFGQWLCDMAAEDPRLVGITPAMKEGSDLVAFSERYPERYFDVAIAEQHAVTLAAGMACDGVKPVVAIYSTFLQRAYDQLIHDVAVQHLDVLFAIDRAGLVGEDGPTHAGSFDIAYLRCIPGMLVMTPSDENELRRMLTTGHLFDGPAAVRYPRGSGPNAAIESGLAPLEIGKGIIRRQGSKTALLVFGVQLNEALKVAEALDASVVDMRFVKPLDEALVRQLAASHELLVTVEENSVMGGAGSAVSEFLAHAGILKPVLHLGLPDYYVEHAKPAQMLAECGLDAAGIEAAVRERLSTLPA, from the coding sequence ATGCCGACGACCTTCCACGAGATTCCCCGTGAACGCCCGCTGACGCCCCTTCTAGACCGCGCCAATACGCCGGACGAGCTTCGTCGCTTGGCCGAAGCCGAGCTAGAAACCTTGGCCGACGAGCTGCGCCAGTACCTGCTGTATACGGTCGGGCAGACCGGTGGCCATTTCGGTGCGGGCTTGGGCGTCATCGAGCTGACCGTGGCTCTGCATTACGTCTTCGACACCCCCGATGACCGTCTGGTGTGGGATGTAGGCCATCAAGCCTACCCGCACAAGATCCTTACCGGCCGCCGCGAACAGATGAGCAGCCTGCGCCAGAAGGACGGCGTTGCAGCCTTTCCGCGCCGCAGCGAAAGTGAGTACGACACCTTTGGCGTTGGCCACTCCAGCACCAGCATCAGTGCCGCACTGGGCATGGCCATCGCCGCGCGCATGCAAGGCAGCAAGCGCAAATCGGTCGCGGTAATCGGTGACGGCGCGCTGACCGCCGGCATGGCCTTCGAGGCGCTGAATCACGCCTCTGATGTCAAAGCCAACATGCTGGTGGTGCTGAACGACAACGACATGTCGATCTCCAAGAACGTCGGCGGCCTGTCCACCTACCTGGCCAAAATTCTCTCCAGCCGCACCTACGCCAACATGCGCGAAGGCAGCAAAAAAGTGCTGTCGAAGCTGCCCGGTGCCTGGGAAATAGCCCGTAAAACCGAAGAACACGCCAAAGGCATGCTGGTCTCCGGCACCTTGTTCGAGGAGCTGGGCTGGAACTACATCGGCCCCATCGACGGCCACGACCTGCCGACCCTGCTGGCCACCCTGCGCAACATGCGCGAACTCGACGGCCCGCAATTCCTGCATGTGGTGACCAAAAAGGGCAAGGGCTTCGCCCCGGCCGAGGCCGACCCGATTGGCTACCACGCCATCACCAAGCTGGAACCGATCAAACCGGGGGCCAACAGCGCACCGAAGAAACCTAGCGGCCCCAAGTACTCCAGCGTCTTCGGCCAATGGCTGTGCGACATGGCCGCCGAGGACCCGCGCCTGGTCGGTATCACTCCAGCGATGAAGGAAGGTTCGGACCTGGTGGCGTTCAGCGAACGTTACCCCGAGCGCTATTTCGACGTCGCCATCGCCGAACAGCACGCGGTAACGCTGGCCGCTGGCATGGCCTGCGACGGCGTGAAGCCGGTGGTGGCGATTTATTCGACCTTCCTACAACGCGCTTACGACCAGTTGATCCACGACGTCGCCGTGCAGCACCTTGATGTGCTGTTCGCCATCGATCGCGCCGGCCTGGTTGGCGAAGACGGACCGACCCACGCCGGCAGCTTCGACATTGCCTACCTGCGCTGCATCCCCGGCATGCTGGTGATGACGCCGAGCGATGAGAACGAGCTGCGCCGCATGCTAACCACCGGCCATCTGTTCGACGGCCCGGCAGCAGTGCGCTACCCGCGCGGCAGCGGCCCGAATGCCGCCATCGAGTCAGGCCTCGCACCACTGGAAATCGGCAAGGGCATCATTCGTCGCCAAGGCAGCAAAACGGCACTTCTAGTGTTCGGCGTGCAGTTGAATGAGGCGCTGAAAGTCGCCGAGGCTCTCGACGCCAGCGTGGTGGATATGCGCTTCGTCAAACCACTGGACGAAGCCCTGGTGCGTCAGCTCGCGGCCAGTCACGAGCTGCTGGTCACGGTTGAAGAGAACAGCGTAATGGGAGGTGCCGGCAGTGCCGTCAGCGAATTCCTCGCCCATGCTGGCATCCTCAAACCGGTGCTGCACCTGGGCCTGCCTGATTACTACGTTGAGCACGCCAAGCCTGCACAGATGCTGGCCGAATGTGGGCTGGATGCTGCCGGGATAGAGGCAGCTGTACGCGAGCGCCTCAGCACGCTGCCTGCATGA
- a CDS encoding TonB-dependent receptor domain-containing protein, translating to MKLSRIALAVALTPLAAHADQTSIREVQPLVVTSGRHAEPIEQVTAATTVFTRKDIERLQVRSVAELLERVPGVSVSRTGGAGSQTGLFVRGTSTAQTLILVDGQRIAAASSGTSSLEFLSPEQIERVEVVRGARSALYGSDAIGGVVQIFTRQGSGDGLKPYVRLGAGSNQTFERSLGVSGGDAYTRFNLGAVLDETQGIDATRDNFGANSDDDAYRNKSLTLNLSHRFNDDLKVGFSALDQRGQAEFEDLFSTSLPTTDFRLSSLSSYIDANLNDTWNSRLEIGHSEDKRDTGNDQPQASSDAFYSFNTYRDSANWVNTLTLNDRHEVLLGADWYEDRVSGSENFNEVSRWNQAAFVQHRYKADAFSTELGLRHDKNQQFGSKNSWNAALTVPFNDDNDLILSYSEGFRAPTFNDLYYPDFCFGGFCSASANPDLKPETSKSYEAQWRSRYSETGALELSLYRIDLQDAIVLDQNFIPQNVQTARINGVEAALKQELYGWQANLALALIDPRDRDTGHTLTRRAKRTLSLDIDRPFGEFAVGASWRAVSGRYDDAENTRELAGYGLLSLRGKWHASQEVAFDLKLNNLFDQDYAEATYSTSNGRFGYNSEGRTALFAVTWTPQL from the coding sequence ATGAAGTTGTCCCGTATTGCTTTGGCTGTGGCGCTGACGCCGCTGGCTGCCCACGCTGACCAAACCAGCATCCGCGAGGTGCAGCCGTTGGTTGTGACCTCTGGACGGCATGCCGAACCGATTGAGCAGGTGACAGCGGCTACCACGGTATTTACCCGCAAAGACATTGAGCGCCTGCAAGTTCGTAGCGTGGCCGAGCTGCTTGAGCGAGTACCGGGCGTCAGTGTCAGCCGTACCGGCGGCGCAGGCAGCCAGACGGGCCTGTTCGTGCGGGGTACTTCGACCGCGCAAACCCTGATCCTGGTGGATGGCCAGCGTATTGCCGCCGCGTCCAGCGGCACCAGCAGCCTGGAGTTTCTCAGCCCCGAGCAGATCGAGCGCGTTGAAGTTGTGCGCGGCGCGCGCTCAGCGCTCTATGGCTCGGATGCCATCGGCGGGGTCGTGCAAATCTTCACCCGCCAAGGCAGCGGCGACGGGCTCAAGCCCTACGTGCGCCTGGGCGCCGGCAGCAACCAAACCTTCGAACGCAGCCTTGGTGTATCCGGCGGCGACGCGTACACCCGCTTTAACCTGGGCGCGGTACTCGATGAAACCCAAGGGATCGACGCCACACGCGACAACTTCGGCGCCAATAGCGATGACGACGCCTACCGCAATAAGTCGCTGACGCTGAACCTTTCGCACCGCTTCAATGACGACTTGAAAGTGGGTTTCAGCGCGCTCGATCAGCGCGGCCAGGCCGAGTTTGAAGACCTTTTCAGCACCTCGCTGCCGACCACAGATTTTCGGCTCAGCAGCCTCTCCAGCTATATCGACGCCAACCTCAACGACACGTGGAATAGCCGCCTGGAAATTGGCCACAGCGAGGACAAACGCGACACCGGCAACGATCAACCGCAAGCCAGTAGCGATGCGTTTTACAGTTTCAACACCTACCGCGACTCAGCCAACTGGGTAAACACCCTGACCCTCAACGACCGCCACGAAGTACTGCTGGGTGCCGATTGGTATGAGGACCGCGTGAGTGGCAGCGAAAACTTCAATGAGGTGTCGCGCTGGAACCAGGCCGCATTTGTTCAGCACCGCTACAAGGCCGACGCGTTCTCGACCGAGCTGGGCCTGCGGCATGACAAAAACCAGCAGTTCGGCAGTAAGAACAGCTGGAACGCCGCGCTGACGGTGCCCTTCAACGACGACAACGATTTGATCCTGTCCTACAGCGAAGGCTTCCGCGCCCCTACCTTCAACGACCTGTACTACCCCGATTTCTGTTTCGGCGGCTTTTGCTCCGCGAGCGCCAACCCTGACCTGAAACCGGAAACATCCAAAAGCTACGAAGCCCAATGGCGCAGCCGTTACAGCGAAACCGGCGCGCTGGAACTTTCGCTCTACCGCATCGACCTGCAAGACGCGATTGTGCTCGACCAGAACTTCATTCCGCAGAACGTGCAGACCGCCCGCATCAATGGCGTCGAGGCGGCGCTCAAACAGGAGCTGTATGGCTGGCAGGCCAACCTGGCACTTGCTTTGATCGACCCGCGCGATCGTGACACTGGCCACACCCTCACACGCCGCGCCAAACGTACGCTGAGCCTGGATATCGATCGGCCATTCGGTGAATTTGCAGTGGGTGCCAGCTGGCGCGCCGTAAGTGGCCGCTATGACGATGCTGAGAACACCCGCGAATTGGCCGGCTATGGCCTGCTGAGCCTGCGCGGCAAGTGGCACGCCAGTCAGGAAGTGGCCTTCGACCTGAAACTCAACAACCTCTTCGACCAGGACTATGCCGAAGCGACTTACAGCACAAGCAACGGCCGCTTCGGCTACAACAGCGAAGGCCGCACCGCGCTGTTTGCCGTGACCTGGACACCTCAACTCTGA